The proteins below are encoded in one region of Legionella antarctica:
- the fliQ gene encoding flagellar biosynthesis protein FliQ, with protein MTPDSIGSLFGGSVNIILLLLTVLMVPGLIVGLIVAMFQAATQINESSLSFIPKLFVTFLVLVFAGPWLLKTLVNYTDSLITNIPYMIG; from the coding sequence ATGACCCCGGATTCGATAGGCTCTTTATTTGGCGGAAGCGTTAATATAATCCTTTTATTATTAACTGTCCTGATGGTGCCAGGTTTGATAGTTGGTTTAATTGTGGCGATGTTTCAAGCCGCAACGCAAATAAATGAATCGAGTTTAAGTTTTATTCCTAAATTGTTTGTTACATTTTTAGTATTGGTATTTGCAGGACCCTGGTTATTAAAAACTTTGGTTAATTATACAGATTCTTTGATTACCAATATCCCGTATATGATAGGTTAG
- the fliP gene encoding flagellar type III secretion system pore protein FliP (The bacterial flagellar biogenesis protein FliP forms a type III secretion system (T3SS)-type pore required for flagellar assembly.), protein MKIKTFIMMFIFFILLPVTVQAAPLSLPAVTVQPGVNGAQSYSVNLQILLFMTILSVLPGLLMAMTAFTRIIIVLSILRQAIGMAQTPTNQILIGIALFMTYFVMSPVFNKINDTAIQPYMAEKMDFPQALSNAQTPLREFMLNQTRKNDLSLFKQFARAESAPLGEVPMSVVIPAFITSELKTAFQIGFILFLPFLIIDLVVSSVLMAMGMMMLSPLIISLPFKIMLFVMVDGWTLVLGSLASSFAMT, encoded by the coding sequence ATGAAAATCAAGACTTTTATCATGATGTTTATATTTTTCATTTTATTACCTGTAACAGTCCAGGCAGCACCACTTTCATTACCTGCTGTCACAGTACAACCAGGGGTAAATGGCGCACAGTCCTATAGCGTCAACCTGCAAATTTTATTATTCATGACGATATTGAGTGTCTTGCCTGGATTATTGATGGCAATGACTGCTTTTACGCGAATTATTATTGTACTGTCAATTTTACGCCAAGCCATTGGCATGGCTCAGACACCTACCAATCAAATTCTAATTGGTATTGCTTTATTTATGACTTATTTTGTGATGTCGCCTGTTTTCAATAAAATTAACGATACAGCAATACAACCCTATATGGCTGAAAAAATGGATTTTCCCCAAGCTTTGTCTAATGCACAAACTCCTTTACGTGAATTTATGTTAAATCAAACGCGAAAAAATGATTTATCGCTGTTTAAGCAATTTGCCCGCGCTGAATCAGCTCCTCTTGGTGAAGTCCCGATGAGTGTTGTAATTCCAGCTTTTATTACCAGCGAACTAAAAACAGCATTTCAAATCGGATTTATTTTATTTTTGCCTTTTTTAATTATTGATCTTGTTGTATCCAGTGTTCTTATGGCTATGGGGATGATGATGCTATCGCCTTTGATTATTTCATTGCCTTTTAAAATTATGCTATTTGTGATGGTTGATGGTTGGACTTTGGTGTTAGGTTCGCTTGCTTCAAGTTTTGCTATGACTTAG
- the flhB gene encoding flagellar biosynthesis protein FlhB, producing the protein MSDEEQAQEKTEQPSAKRLKESREKGQVARSKDFNATVILLFTAVGFFVFGNQLSSHLAVMMRQAFEFDIQVFITPTVAFERLFILAKAGLWALVPILVVIFLISLSAPLLMGGWVFSSQSLQPKLSRLSMLKGFKRMVSLKGFVEMLKSFFKFVLIAGFAIVVLNLQFPLLLSLSNVPLETAIHDGGYIIVKSFLFISASLILIAAVDVPFQLYEHSKTMKMTKQELKDEYKETEGKPEVKSAIRRAQQELARRRMMSEIPKANVVLTNPTHYAVAISYHKKGNQAPIVVAKGKDLIAFQISKEAKMHKVPIISVPPLARAIYFSTKLNAEVPRGLYIAVAQVLAYVFQLRDKQRYDYKPEILQNVPIPTELVREAEDDLK; encoded by the coding sequence ATGTCAGATGAAGAACAGGCTCAGGAAAAAACCGAACAGCCATCGGCCAAGAGACTAAAAGAGTCGCGAGAGAAAGGCCAGGTTGCTCGATCCAAAGATTTTAATGCAACGGTAATTTTACTATTTACCGCTGTAGGTTTTTTTGTTTTTGGAAATCAACTCTCTTCCCATTTAGCTGTGATGATGCGCCAGGCCTTTGAGTTTGATATACAGGTATTTATAACTCCAACGGTAGCTTTTGAGCGATTATTTATTTTAGCCAAAGCTGGACTTTGGGCTCTTGTACCCATATTGGTTGTTATATTTCTTATATCTTTAAGTGCACCTTTATTGATGGGGGGATGGGTATTTAGTAGCCAATCCTTACAGCCTAAACTCTCGCGATTAAGTATGTTAAAAGGTTTTAAGCGTATGGTTTCGCTTAAAGGATTTGTGGAAATGCTTAAATCTTTTTTTAAGTTTGTTCTTATTGCAGGATTTGCCATAGTAGTTCTTAACTTACAGTTTCCTTTACTACTAAGTCTGAGTAATGTCCCATTAGAAACAGCAATTCATGATGGTGGCTATATTATTGTTAAGTCTTTTCTTTTTATTTCGGCAAGCTTAATTTTAATCGCAGCCGTTGATGTTCCGTTTCAGTTATATGAGCACAGCAAGACAATGAAAATGACCAAGCAGGAATTAAAGGATGAATATAAAGAAACAGAAGGAAAACCAGAGGTAAAAAGCGCTATTCGACGGGCTCAGCAAGAGTTGGCCAGGCGGCGTATGATGAGTGAGATTCCTAAAGCAAATGTAGTGCTAACCAACCCAACTCACTACGCTGTTGCAATAAGTTATCATAAAAAAGGCAATCAAGCTCCTATTGTTGTTGCTAAAGGAAAAGATTTGATCGCTTTTCAAATAAGCAAAGAAGCAAAGATGCATAAAGTTCCTATCATTTCGGTACCTCCTCTTGCTCGGGCTATCTATTTTTCTACTAAATTAAATGCTGAGGTCCCGAGAGGATTATACATCGCCGTGGCACAGGTATTAGCTTATGTTTTCCAGCTGCGCGACAAGCAGCGTTATGATTATAAACCTGAAATTTTACAAAACGTACCTATTCCAACAGAATTGGTTCGTGAAGCAGAGGATGACCTGAAATGA
- the fliR gene encoding flagellar biosynthetic protein FliR has protein sequence MNVDYPTMIRTFSQVIWPLWRMGGLILTAPFFSSVLIPSRIKVLFLLTLGWVCASFVPPQLSFLYFNGIYVVYMLQELFLGILMGFALQLVFQIFVLAGQIISMQAGLGFAVMVDPSSKASVPLVSQLYLMMTTLIFLALNGHLTLLDAVINSFKIMPIGHSSMDNTMVWQVIMFSSWMFKEAVLISIPAILSLLIVSLSFGIMTRVAPQLNIFSLGFPITLIMAMGIIRVGLPNAGIEMVSSIEQGMHFIIGMLR, from the coding sequence ATGAATGTGGATTATCCAACAATGATACGTACGTTCAGCCAAGTAATTTGGCCTTTGTGGCGTATGGGTGGTTTGATACTCACAGCCCCGTTTTTTTCTTCTGTATTAATCCCTTCACGGATCAAGGTGTTATTTCTTTTAACATTAGGTTGGGTATGTGCTTCTTTCGTACCCCCACAGCTATCATTTCTGTATTTTAATGGTATTTATGTGGTGTACATGTTGCAGGAGTTATTTCTTGGAATACTAATGGGATTCGCATTGCAGCTTGTATTTCAAATTTTTGTTTTGGCTGGACAGATCATTTCAATGCAGGCCGGTTTAGGTTTCGCTGTGATGGTTGATCCTTCCAGTAAAGCGAGTGTTCCCTTAGTAAGCCAGTTGTATCTGATGATGACTACTTTAATATTTTTAGCACTCAACGGTCATCTTACTTTGCTCGATGCAGTAATAAATAGTTTTAAGATAATGCCCATAGGCCATTCTTCAATGGATAATACTATGGTGTGGCAAGTTATTATGTTTTCCAGCTGGATGTTTAAGGAGGCCGTATTAATTTCAATTCCGGCAATACTGTCTTTACTTATTGTCAGCTTATCATTTGGGATAATGACCCGGGTTGCTCCACAACTCAATATCTTTTCTTTGGGCTTTCCAATTACTCTAATAATGGCAATGGGTATTATTAGAGTCGGCTTGCCGAACGCCGGTATAGAAATGGTTTCAAGTATTGAACAGGGAATGCATTTTATAATAGGGATGTTACGCTGA
- the fliN gene encoding flagellar motor switch protein FliN, translated as MAQSKETVLEQPPQADALAQDAESEKMELILDIPVSVTVEIGRTKMTIRNLLQLNQGGIVALDRLAGDPLDVLVNGTLVAHGEVVVVNDKFGVRLTDIVSKAERIKRLR; from the coding sequence ATGGCTCAATCAAAGGAAACAGTACTCGAGCAACCACCACAGGCTGACGCCTTGGCTCAAGATGCTGAGAGTGAAAAGATGGAATTGATTTTAGATATCCCAGTGTCTGTGACCGTGGAGATTGGTCGTACTAAAATGACTATTCGCAATCTGTTGCAGCTTAATCAAGGAGGAATTGTTGCGCTCGATCGCTTAGCAGGTGACCCTCTGGATGTTTTGGTTAATGGCACTCTAGTGGCCCATGGAGAAGTAGTAGTGGTTAACGATAAATTTGGGGTGAGATTAACTGATATAGTGAGTAAAGCTGAGCGGATTAAGCGACTCAGATGA
- the fliM gene encoding flagellar motor switch protein FliM: MAEKDVLSQEEIDALLEAVDESPEDESPENESQIQNDTDPTKDKAEESEDQESDSDTVFEPQTRVGDDGVKTLNFTGQKRIVKGQLPVLDKIYDRALRYFATDIYQLTAKDFELKQDPLLVVKHRDFMASLPNPSLMSIYKFKPLRGKGIVLFDSIFVYDLVDYYFGGSTQFYAQKDKTDFTATELRVMDVVTKKLMANLIHAWEPIMQLDLMKVNEETNPQLVNIAESEEMLLVVRFTMNFGKEIGSFYIILPYSMLEPIKQQLELGASRPDDEIDPNWINSLKEELMDVELTISSAMAETTGTLGTIMMWQAGDFIPLEMSEIVTLDIEGTPSFTATLGSANEKRALKIIKTIIY; this comes from the coding sequence ATGGCTGAAAAAGATGTTTTATCACAAGAAGAAATAGATGCGTTACTCGAAGCGGTGGATGAATCTCCTGAGGATGAATCTCCTGAGAATGAGTCACAAATTCAGAATGATACGGACCCCACGAAAGATAAAGCAGAAGAATCTGAAGACCAGGAGTCTGATTCGGATACTGTATTTGAACCGCAGACACGGGTGGGGGATGATGGCGTCAAAACCCTTAATTTTACTGGTCAGAAGCGTATTGTTAAAGGCCAGTTACCCGTATTAGATAAAATTTACGATAGAGCATTGCGCTATTTTGCAACGGATATTTATCAATTGACGGCTAAAGATTTTGAGCTCAAACAAGATCCACTTTTAGTAGTTAAACATCGTGATTTTATGGCTAGTTTACCTAACCCTAGCCTGATGAGTATTTATAAATTTAAACCCTTGCGCGGTAAGGGTATCGTGTTGTTCGACAGCATTTTTGTTTACGACCTGGTGGATTATTATTTTGGGGGCAGCACTCAATTTTATGCTCAAAAAGATAAAACCGATTTCACGGCCACAGAATTACGCGTCATGGATGTAGTAACTAAAAAGCTAATGGCTAATCTAATCCATGCCTGGGAGCCGATTATGCAGCTTGATTTAATGAAAGTGAATGAAGAGACGAACCCTCAGTTAGTCAATATAGCCGAATCCGAAGAAATGCTGCTTGTGGTTCGCTTTACCATGAATTTTGGCAAAGAAATAGGATCTTTTTACATTATTTTACCTTATTCAATGCTGGAGCCTATCAAACAACAATTGGAATTAGGTGCCTCTCGTCCCGATGATGAAATTGATCCTAACTGGATCAACTCATTAAAAGAGGAGCTAATGGACGTTGAGTTAACAATTAGTTCTGCGATGGCGGAAACAACCGGTACGTTGGGTACGATCATGATGTGGCAAGCAGGTGATTTTATCCCTTTGGAAATGAGCGAGATAGTCACTTTGGATATTGAAGGGACACCTAGCTTTACTGCAACTTTGGGTAGTGCTAATGAAAAACGGGCGCTAAAAATAATAAAAACAATAATTTATTAG
- the fliO gene encoding flagellar biosynthetic protein FliO, giving the protein MMITVRHFIFMTSLFSSTVALAVPADHSNIISHNELMRVVMGLLSVLLIIICLSWIVKRLNLVKISTSKGFQTIASMTLGSKEKIILLKVGDRHLLMGVGASTVSLLYDFGEQLPAGFHLENKPAFAEFLKSAVGKTLK; this is encoded by the coding sequence ATGATGATTACAGTACGCCATTTTATCTTCATGACTTCACTTTTTTCAAGCACAGTGGCTTTGGCTGTGCCTGCTGATCATTCTAATATTATTAGCCACAATGAGTTGATGCGGGTTGTTATGGGCTTGCTTTCGGTTTTATTAATTATTATTTGTTTATCATGGATAGTGAAGCGTTTAAATCTTGTTAAGATAAGTACATCTAAAGGGTTTCAAACTATAGCGAGTATGACTTTGGGTTCAAAAGAAAAAATTATATTGCTGAAAGTGGGTGATCGGCATTTGTTGATGGGGGTTGGTGCAAGTACAGTAAGTCTTTTATATGATTTTGGTGAACAGCTACCTGCAGGATTTCATTTGGAAAATAAACCTGCTTTTGCCGAATTTCTTAAATCTGCAGTGGGAAAAACATTAAAATGA